GTACATGGTTGTTTATAGTGGCCATGACCCCCTACCATGTATATAATTATGTATATGTTATTCTAAGTCTTAAACTTTAGTATATTGTAATTGACCCCCTAGCATATAtgtaattatgtatatataattctaagtcttaaaatttagtacattgtaattgaacttttttaataattattatatggtGACTCTTTTAAAAAAGTCAAAGtaaaatttgaagaaaataaaatgtattttgtCTACAGTAATACTAACAAaatcatataaattattattttcctttataaaaagaataataagtGTCCTTTTTGTTTTaaagtatttatttatattctttaaaaatatttatttggttTATTTGCTAGATAGAGTATTACCACttcacaatatttttgaaaaaatttgtttaaaaaaaagtgaaaaacttcttgattttattcttttagcaaccatttttgatttatttatgttagtagttagtaaaaacttaaaaagtaaaaaaaaaattaatttgtgtATACAGTAGTAACTCTTATTCTACTTTTAGTTTCTACAGCTACTGCAGATCAATCTTTTTTCGCTATGAATATAGTAAAAATTACACTCTTCGCAACAaaataaaagatatatttttaagtaaatgtttgctagtatatatagaaaaaaaaattgctaaaaaaattagtataaattCACTTATATATGACTTTTATGATATTTAAGAGAGACgtattgtattttaatttttattataatattaataatatattttgaattatctatcacttaatttataatatagtttGGCCCTCGTTGAATTTCGACTCTGGCTCCGCCCCTGCTTATAACCAAAGCTAATGGAGTAGTTGCTATATAAAAATTGTTGCTTTGTCGTGATTTgataaattttctttttaactttCACTATTTACCTCCAGTACAAACTTCTTTGCATGGCGGACTAGTGGCTCTACTAATTCTTCAAATAGATATTATTAATTCACTTCACTTAAAGAATATCATGTCAAATCGGCCTTAATCTTATAGTAAATAAATTTTCGCCGTATTAAATTATCTAATATAGCTACACTAAGTTCTATTGGTGCCGATTTTGTCCAAAAGTTTATTTTTCCTTACTACCATTTCTCTGTATGAGATGTTGTGAATACAACAGTGACAGTTTGTCAAGCGAGGTGTAGTGTTGCTGTGTTGGTGGGCGAAAGGAAGAGACAGTCTGAAGAACTATGGATAGGGTCGGGGGAAGCTCAACGGAGCCGGCTTTATCGGTCTCCATTAACTTGGGGAATACGGAGCCGGAGCCTACGGGGGTTAATAAAGTGGTCAATACGGAGAGCGAGATTGAGGCTTTGAGACAGAAGTTCCTGGAGGATTCTTCACTGGAACTTGAGACGGATGAAGCTCTGACGGAGGAAGTGGTTCAGAAAGGGGTTTTGGCTAAATGTTTTGGTAGGAATCCGAAGCAGAAGAGCAAAGTTTGGCAGATACTCTCGGGGGTTTGGAGACTAAGGAGTAAGTGGTGGATTAAAACCCTCGAAGAGGGACTGTGGGGAATTTTCTTTGATAGTAAGGAAGACTTGGAGGAGGTGCTGAATGGTCGACCATGGTTGTTGGGAGGACAAATCCTAAACCTAATAGAATGGCCTGAGGATGGGGGCTGGCAAAAAGTGCAGATGGATATTGCGAGGGTGTGGGTTCAAGTGCATGGACTGCCTACCCCGTACTTGGCTTGGCAAAATGCTCCGGTGGTTGGTGCAAAAATAGGGAAGTATGTTAAGTTCGATAAGGCGGAGCCGAGAGTTATCGCAAGGAGGGGATTCCTCAAGTTGATGGTGGAGATACCGTTATTGCAACGTATCCCAGCAGGCTTTTTTCTGAGCATTACCAGAGACAGGAAGGAATGGATCCAATTCAAGTATTGTAAGTTGCCTACAATTTGCTTTAACTATGGGTATTTGTTTCACGACGTGAAAGATTGAACGCGGCCCAAAATGTTTGTGTATCCTCCGGTGGGGTGTGCAGTTCCTTTGTATGGGTCCTGGCTTAAAGCAAATTTGCCTATACGAAATTGTTTTGATACCAGACCCCCGGCGATGGCGATAAGGAGGGATGCAGGACCTAAAATGGTGATGGAGAGGCTACAAAAGATGAACTTGGGGTCGTTGGAGAACGAAGAGCAGTCGGAGGAGGCGGCGAAGTTGATTGACAACAGAGGATCCAAGGACAGTACGACCAGTACGAGTAGTGGAGGTGCGGATCGTGGTAGTGGGAGTGTGCAACGTCCTGGTGACAGGAGGATGATTGGTACGATAGGGACAGGTGGCTTGCCTAATAGTGATCCACGTAGTGGGGACCATCCAATAGCCAAAATTGGAAGGAATCCTAAGGATAAGGATGTTATCCTATCTCTGATGCCCAATGTGGGCCTTTTGCGGCCCAAATGATTGAATTACCACATCATAAAGTTTGTAAGTCTAGGACTCCGCATGTGTATCCAGAGCACATTAGTGTGGAATGGGCTGAAGGCACCTCACTAGAGGAAGTCACCAGGGATGTGTTAGTCCAATCGGATGTGGTGGAGGCCCAGATCAGTATATCTTTGGAAAATGAAGGATTAGAGGCCCAGGTGTGTACGAGATCGAATTTTAAGAAAAGGAAGGCTGCTTATTGTGTAATTCCTGTGGATCAAAAAGGGAGGCCGTTAAATGAGTGTGGGAAGAAGGATGATGAGTGCGGCCAAACACCGATCCGTGAGGGGGGAGTTTTCTCTGTGGGGAAGACTGATAATGTTGGGAGAGGATCTGGGAAGAGTAGAAGTAATAAGAAGAACTCAAGAGGGAAGAAGAAGAATGTTGAAGCAGAAGGCCAGAAGAAGGATTGTGAGAAAAATGGGCATGAAAAGAATACTTCTAATGGTCTTCAAGGAGAAATGTTTGTGGCAATTCAAATCTAAAAGGATTTTTCGATGGGTGAGGAGGCGACCCTTATCAAGCCCCCCCGCCCCAATGATTGTCCTATCGTGGAATTGTCGAGGTCTTGCGAGACCTGCAGCTATCCAAGCCTTAAAGGTTTGGAGGAGAAGGTACAAGGTGGATTGCTTATTCTTGATAGAAACTAAAGTGGGTAGGGATCAGATGGATAAGGTGAGATTTGAGTTGGGTTTTGAGTTTGGCGTTTTTATTCCGGCCTTGGGATTGGCGGGTGGCTTTTGTTTGTTGTGGAATAAAGAGGCTAATTTGAAGGTTGCTCGAGTTAGAGAAACATCCTTTGAGTGTTGGGTTAGTGACCCTTCTGGGGGGAAGGACTGGACTTTATTCGCAATATATGGAACTCCGTATAAGGAACAGAAAGATGACTTTTGGGAGGAAGTTGCTAGTTATGTAAAGAGATGTCAATCGCCTTGGGCGGTTGTGGGGGATTTGAACGTTATTCTGGAGAAGGATGATAAATATGGAGGGAGGATGGTTTCGTACAGGGACTGTGAAATTCTTTCTTCCTTTCTTGAAGAGACGGGAGGGATCGATTTGGGGTTTCATGGGTGTAAATTTACGTGGAGGAATAAAAGGGATAATGGGAAGTTGATAAGAGAAAGAATTGATAGAGTTTTGGTGGATACCGATTGGTTGACCCTTTATCCGAAAGCGGGAGTTCGTAATTTGCCCATTGTGGCCTCACATCCTGGCCCCATTCTTTTCGACTCGTTGATGTGTAAGAGGAGAGGGTCTggaatttttagattttatgaAGCGTAGTTTCGGGAGGAGTCTTGTTTGGATGTTATCAAAGAGGCTTGGTTTATGGGAGGTGATCAAGCTAGATTGGTGGGAAGCCTCAAGAAAACTAAGAATGCTCTACAGATTTGGAGCAAACACGTGTTTGGCGATACTCAGAAGAATCTTTAAAAGTTGGAGGAAAGACTTAGTCTGCTGCAATCTCATAAGAACTAGGAAGAGATTGCTGTGGAAGAGGCTCAAATTCATTTAAGGCTTAAGGAGGAATGGGCGAGAAACGAGCTATGTTGGAAGCAAAGATCGAGGGAATTAAGGTTGGCGCAAGGAGATAGAAATAGCAAATTCTTCCACGCCTCAACTACGGTTCGAAGAAAGAGAAACCATATTTGGGCCTTGCAGGATGTTGACGGCAATTGGAAGGAAAGGGAGAAGGAAAAAGGGGCTATACTGAATAGATTTTTCTTGGATCTATTTAGTACTTCTAACTCGTGCCCGCCGGTGGATTTAGAGGGACTGATTAATCCTTCTATCTCTGCTGAGAACAATGCAAGGCTGTGCGCTATCCCTTCAGCCGAGGAGATATACGAGCAAGTGTTTCAGATGTACCCGCTAAAGGCCCCGGACCCGGACGGGATGTCTAGGGTGTTCTTTCCAAAATGTTGGGACACAGTTGGAATGACAGTTATCCAATTAGTGCAAGAGTTTTTTGTGAGTAAATCCCTCGATCCTGAActaaatttcaattttatttgtttGATTCCTAAAACTCCGAATGCTTCGAAGGTTGAGGCCTTTCGGCCCATAAGCTTGTGTAATTTTGTCTATAAGGTGATTTCTCGGATTTTGGCTCAGCGGTTGAAAGTTTTGCTGGATTCAATTGTTTCACCGTTACAGTCTGCCTTCATTCCATGCAGAGGAATTACCGATGCCTCCATTCTAGCTCAAGAGATTATGAGTACGATTAAAAAGAATAGAAGCAAAGGGGGTCTAATGGCGGTCAAGATTGATATGCACAAGGCGTATGATAGGGTCGAGTGGAAGTTTTTGGAGATGGTGCTTCGGGCTCATGGTTTCTCGGAACATTTTATTGAGCCAGTGATGGTTTGTGTTTCTAGTTCTTCCTATGCGATCCTGCTGAATGGGAAAGCTCTTAAAAGGTGTAGTCCCTCGCGCGGGTTACGTCAAGGGGACCCTATATCCCCGTTTCTGTTTATTCTGTGCAACGATATTTTGGCTAGATTGATTCAAAGAGCTTAGGATGCAGTGCAAATTAATGGCATTCGGATTGCGAGAGGTGTGTCTCCTATATCGCACCTTATGTTCGCGGATGATACAGTGATTTTTGCGCGAGCAAGTGTAAGGGCGGCGATTTGTTTGGGCAAATGTTTGGccaaatatgaagaatggtcTGGGCAGGcgtgtaataaaaataaatcggGGATACATTTTTCGAAAGGATGTGCTAGGGGAGGAGAAGGGAAATTGAACAGGCCTtgtcaattaatgaaaaaggaAATTTGGGCAATTATCTTGGCAACCTCTTTGTTTTTGCCAGAAGTAAATCACAGGAATTCCAATTTTTGGTGGAAAAGTTAAAAGGGAGACTTGAAGGATGGAAAATGAGAACGCTCTCATATGCGGGGCGGATGACGGCGATCAGTTCGGTTGCTATGTCTATGCCTATTTATACTATGTCTACCTTCTCTATCCCAACCAATGTTAGTAAGAGGATGGATGCTCTGGTTAGGAAGTTTTGGTGGACAGGTGGGGTGGAGAAAGCCATTTTCTTGCAAACAAATGTTGGGATGCTCTGTGCCAGCCAAAACAGAGTGGGGGATTGGGCTTTAGGCGGTTTGGAGATATGAATAAGGCGTTAGTGGCAAAGTTGGCTTGGGAAGTGGCGTGCAATGAGAATAAATTGTGGGTGAAGGCTTTAAGAGAGAAGTACTGCTCTTGGCTTTCCTTTTGGAGTGTGCAGCTGAGAGAGTCGGATTCAACTATTTGGAAAGATATTCTTGTGGCGAGACAAGTTATTAGAGAAGGAGCTTGCATGATTTTGGCTAACGATCAAGAGGTGGATATCTAGTACCAACCGTGGATTCCGTGGATGGACTATGATGAGTTTAGGAATGTTATGGAAGGTGTTCGTGTTCGGGCACCAAATCTCAGGACGGTAGCAGATCTAATTCAGGGCTCATCTTTGGAATGGCGTAAAGAATATGTTCTGTACCTGTTTGGTCGAGAGGAGGGAGAGAGAATCCTTTCTGTCTCTCTGTCTAATCGCCTGGGGAGGGATACTTTAATTTGGAAGGAGGCTCGGGATGGGAAGTTTAGTGTGAAAGGGGCTTATTGGTTTGAGCAGGGTTTAATAACAACCATGAGGTATGGAGACTGATATGGGATGGGAAGATGCATTCGAGGCAGAGTCTTTTGTTGTGGAGACTGTGTGCGGGTGTCATGCCGACTAAAGATAAATATGCAGGTGGGAGTAGTCAGGAGTGTGTTCTGTATGGCTATACTTCTGAGTCGGCTGACCACTTATTTATGCAGTGTCCTCTGTCAAGAGCGTTATGGCTTGGCGCCCCTTTGCCAGTGAAGTCGGACGAGGTCTCTGGGGATAGTATGCTTATTAAGGTGTTATCTTAAGTGAAGGGACTGTCCAAGAACCAATGTTTTCAGGCCCTGGTAAGCTTTGCGGCAGTGTGCGATACAGTGTGGAATCATAGGAATGCAGTCATTCATGGGGTGAAGTGTGTGGATATACCCGGTCTGCTAAGGGAAGTGTGGAGGAAATTTGTTGATTATGGAGGGGACAGGGTAGGAGAGGTGTTAGATCCCTGTGGAAAGTTTTTGGCCAGGGCCTGGGTGCCGCATCAATACAACAAACTGCTTTTGGTTGATGGGGCGTATAAAGAAAGTTGGTGCGGGATGGCTTGTGTAATGATTGACAAAATGGATTTGTTCTGGGAATATGGGTACTTCAGTAAGGAAGGGTTTTCAAGCCTAGAGACAGAGATAAGAGCTATTGGAATGGTGGTTAATGTAGTTGCTCAGAAGAATTGGGTGGGTGTCGTGATTATCTCGGATTGCCAAGTAGCTGTCAATGCCTTTGCTAAAAGGAGGTGTCCGGATTGGAAGTTAAtgaatttatttctttatactCTGGAGCAGATGTCAAAGTGTAAGGATTGTAATTTGGTGTTTGTTAAGAGAGATAATTTAACCTTTGTTAATAGCTTGATTGTCCAAGCTAGGACTGAAAGGCTATATAAGACCTTTTGTAATGGGGAAGGATTGCCCCCTGTCAATCCTAATTTTCTGGTTTAATCATTGAACTGAGGTTCTCTTTCAAAAAATTATCTAATATTtgagtttctttatttttttcaattttttttggtacAGTACATATACttcaacaataattaataattttgcaACAATGTTTTCAAGAAAAAACAAATTTTGTTAAAACATGTCTTTTTCGTAGTGTTAATTAACTTATAAAATGTTTTTTCTATCAACTTTATACtttcatatattattatttgaaaatgaaTGTGTATAAATTAGTCAGAGAAATTTTGACAAATTGCAGTACGTATACGTTTGACAAGTAATGGACTCTTGTAGTATTTATTTTGACTTTTATATTTCAACTaatcaaatatatatgtatatagagaTTATCTATAGTAGGGGATACAATTTTTACCCTATGCTATGGGGAAAGAAATTTGGCCAATGAAAAATTAAGAACAAGGGATTGTACAAAAAATTTATTTGAGCATCTGTAGGGGattatttcataatttttctttttatgatgatttttttttttgggaaaaacttggtgattttttatttattttattcatttttatactGCTCGCCTAAGCTAATTTATTTGTAATTCTTAGCAATTTTAATTAGGGAAATTCTAAAATGCATCACTCTAAAACTAGTGTAGTGATGCACTCTTATTTGTTCCGATATTCGAgagatttttttagtttaattttttttaatgatcgtgtacagtacagttatttaaaacatcttgtaaaattttaaaaaattcaaaaaaatataacacgccgaaaataaggttataaaaaaattgatagcaATTTTAATCAGGGAAATTCTAAAATGCATCTCTCTAAGACTGGTGCACTGATGCACTCTTATCTGATCCGATATTCGAgagatttttttagtttattttttttcatgaccgtgtacattacatttatttaagacatcttgtgaaattttaagaaattcaaaaaaatataacacgccgaaaataaagttataaaaaattgataGCAATTTTAATTAGAGAAATTATAAAATGCATCTCTCTAAAATTGGTGCACTGATGCATTCTTATCTGTTCCGATATTcgagagatttttttattttaatttttttcatggcCGTGTACATtacagttatttaagacatcttgttaaattttaagaaattcagaaaaataTATCACGCCGAAAATAAGGTTATAAAAAGATTGATAGCAAAATtcgtaaataaaattattttttaaagataaatacctatataaatacaatttaaattaactttgaaaaaataataataatttgaattaaaaattaataatttaataatttttttaattattaatattattttattttttgaaaataaatatataattatatattattataatatgtataaagttttaattatatacaaGCAGTTTTATCGTAAGAGTATACACCTTATATCATAATGACCACATGATCTATAATCAATGGCCGAAAAAACTTCCTTACCGGTAGGAAACTTAAGCTAAGTTCTACCATAGTCTTCcccattgtatatatatataactaaagaGATGTTATAAATTGTAGACATGAATACATATTAAACAAAGCAAATGTTATgtagtaaatttttttaaacgtaGAAAATTATTAGGATTACAAAATATAGGAaacttaatataatttattgatTGAAGAGTATTACACTTGCAAGAAGTCACTAGGAAGACATTGGATTGAACAGAAAATTATAAAGTTGTAGAGCCTTGAGAAATAAGTTAGCTCCATCGTGCATGCACACATGCATGCAAGATGAGCAATTAGTTAAGTGCGGCGCGACGGCCACGCACGAAGCATTGGCATAACAAAGAACTTCATGCGTCCGACATCGCAATGGAAACCATTGCTCTCGCCGCAGGCAAAGTAGTAGGGCTGCCACTTGTCCAACACCACCTCAAATCCATTCCCCACACCTTGTGTTGCGTTTGCGAGCTTCTTAGCATTGCTCAGATCACACTTGATGAAACTCCTCAAGTCCGGGAGCTGGTACACACTGTGTGGGTGTGAGTCCTTGCCCACTGGTGGATCATATTTAAAAACTGCATGTACACCAAAATACATTAGAGGCGgttttgaattttattatggGTTTCatacaatatataataaaaggTTTACCAAGAACGTCATTGAGATAGAATGGGCCATGCTTGAAAGCCCAATCAGTGTAGGTGAAGTTAAAGCGCCAGTGTTGAGAACCACCTACAATAATCTTGTTGGaaacttgttgggttttgtttGGGTGGTGTTGATCATACCAGTTGCGATGTTTTTGAAGCCAATCTGTGTAGTTGAAACCCAACCTCCAATCCCTGTTGGCCATACATCCGGCCAACATCGAACCTAATAATATCAATCCCAATATTAATCCTTTTGCCATTCTTGGAGTAGAGAAATAAGacaatattaaatatgtatgttTATAAATTGGTACTTATTTGGTGATGTGAAGGCTGAGTGTAAATGCTTTCCATTATATATAGATAATTGATGATTAAGGGAGGTAACTCTTAGTGCTAATCGACCAAGAATTGACATTGTTTTCAATTTTGGTTGGTATGTAGTCTGATATCaaagatttatatttatatctcATTCATACTATACTGCGTTGAATTTAGCATTTATTCTCCAAAGTCAATCCCACATTTATATGTTTTCAAATTAGTTGAGTCAACATTTATTTCTTATGCACTTTTCTTTGGATTGAGTGAGCCAAAACTAACACCCACAATACTAAATCAGAAACTGTTGGAAAAATAATTCACAATAGCACTATTCTAtctttagtaattatttatcTACAATgaactttaaaaataattaccaatggaaaaaaaattaaaaattataatttgtaaattattttattaatcattatactatactaacatttttttccataaaaaataccatgtttttatttataattaaatttataatttttctaattattcaattagatttatataataattattatattattgttaGTAAATTATtacttataaatataattttacataataaTTGAACTATTTATAATAAACTTTAAATTgattacaaattaaaaaattattaattacaatttatgaaatattttatcttttgtaaaatattataatataaacaTGAAAGAGTATAGTAGGAGAATCAATTAGAGGTTACGTACGCCAATATATAAAAATCATCATTAATTTACtaaggtgtcgtttggtaacactatgttttctaattttttaatcataaaatgaaagtaaaatttttatttttaaaaactttgCTTTTTGAAagacaaaaatgcgttctgtaaccacttttgtttttcaatttcaaaaacagAAATCAAAAGTgtattctgtaaagttcatttttatttttattttttgattttatttacgtcggTCTAGGTCCGGGATCGGATTTGGGTTCAAGTCAGAGGTCGGGTTCAGCACTAGGACCGTGAGGGGATTTGGATTCGGATCTGATCGAAGtctaaatattgattaagaaaaaaaaactgtttcaaaaaatattgatttttttttttttaattttgattctcaattaaaaaattgaaaagtaaaaacagttttatagaacatgtttttaaaaaatattttcacttttttttaccaaacgacacctaaggtttattttattttataaatgagaACTCACaccaattcaaaataaattagttgaaattcttattcttattattattattattattttgcattttctcttcctcctcttcttcttcttctccattatttattatttatattaattttataatatataatcaatATGAGTTTGAGTCTCTACAcaaagtaaatattttttttttgttaaaattcttgAATCATTTCAAtatcacgatacactaaatatatttaaatatatacacatctaactgaaataatttcaagaaccTTTTGCTTTTCTCTTCTTTGCTAaatctattttatataaatatagctatataacaaaatttctggtttaatggtatttttttatttcctaTGTTAACTTGCACTACCAAAAAAgactacttttagtgacaaccttttagtcacaaaaaaaaaaaagttgtgactaaatgtgacttttagtcataacaaaaaaattacttgtcactaaacataatatttagatacaagttgtcactaatttaattttagtcataacaagtattatgactaaaaacacatttagtcacaacaaattgtgattttatgactaatacttttagccacagactttttagtcacaacgtagaaatgacaat
Above is a genomic segment from Cannabis sativa cultivar Pink pepper isolate KNU-18-1 unplaced genomic scaffold, ASM2916894v1 Contig3, whole genome shotgun sequence containing:
- the LOC133033140 gene encoding uncharacterized protein LOC133033140; the encoded protein is MIVLSWNCRGLARPAAIQALKVWRRRYKVDCLFLIETKVGRDQMDKVRFELGFEFGVFIPALGLAGGFCLLWNKEANLKVARVRETSFECWVSDPSGGKDWTLFAIYGTPYKEQKDDFWEEVASYVKRCQSPWAVVGDLNVILEKDDKYGGRMVSYRDCEILSSFLEETGGIDLGFHGCKFTWRNKRDNGKLIRERIDRVLVDTDWLTLYPKAGVRNLPIVASHPGPILFDSLMCKRRGSGIFRFYEA
- the LOC115709241 gene encoding uncharacterized protein LOC115709241, which encodes MAKGLILGLILLGSMLAGCMANRDWRLGFNYTDWLQKHRNWYDQHHPNKTQQVSNKIIVGGSQHWRFNFTYTDWAFKHGPFYLNDVLVFKYDPPVGKDSHPHSVYQLPDLRSFIKCDLSNAKKLANATQGVGNGFEVVLDKWQPYYFACGESNGFHCDVGRMKFFVMPMLRAWPSRRT